A window of Natrinema versiforme contains these coding sequences:
- a CDS encoding DR2241 family protein, translated as MTVSTDALETLLERASAGVAFDGLHVTETDGEYTLETPANEWTGLDEADCRRALESIEEYVTNWRYWQETVDGEGTARRAFLRWCERAPLADAADADATTGPWSDGDAPEPLAVPERYRALRDGIDREWGQLSITARFVDVDDPDGERVYDLWHVDDAGSDITDLEVYDDPREARELATYDEDGRYRPLKTAPTLPGGWAFTGLSGADLVETVEFFYPATVANWHRELRGNLDIDHWLETAERQTGIYDVIDELPREAVEWMAEACCVDSQCLRRREWQYEEGDDLDADGGDGPFPCREPCSLVIAAARKWAILESEEERTYELELTTSELNQLEDLIDAVADGRTDEIREADVNDGANRYRARYLRSKRFDDEGNLEATQVDD; from the coding sequence ATGACGGTATCGACGGACGCCCTCGAGACGCTGCTCGAACGCGCGTCCGCGGGCGTCGCGTTCGACGGCCTGCACGTTACGGAAACGGACGGGGAGTACACCCTCGAGACGCCGGCGAACGAGTGGACCGGCCTCGACGAGGCCGACTGCCGGCGCGCGCTGGAATCGATCGAGGAGTACGTCACGAACTGGCGCTACTGGCAGGAGACGGTCGATGGCGAGGGAACCGCCCGGCGCGCGTTCCTCCGCTGGTGCGAGCGAGCGCCGCTCGCCGACGCCGCGGACGCCGACGCGACGACCGGGCCGTGGAGCGACGGCGACGCTCCCGAACCGCTCGCAGTCCCCGAACGGTACCGCGCGCTCCGTGACGGCATCGACCGCGAGTGGGGCCAGCTATCGATCACGGCCCGGTTCGTCGACGTCGACGACCCCGACGGCGAGCGCGTCTACGACCTGTGGCACGTCGACGACGCCGGCAGCGATATCACGGATCTCGAGGTCTACGACGACCCGCGGGAGGCGCGGGAACTCGCAACCTACGACGAGGACGGCCGCTACCGACCGCTGAAGACCGCGCCGACGCTGCCCGGTGGCTGGGCCTTTACCGGCCTCTCGGGCGCGGACCTCGTCGAGACGGTCGAGTTCTTCTATCCCGCGACGGTCGCCAACTGGCACCGCGAACTGCGGGGCAACCTCGATATCGACCACTGGCTCGAGACCGCCGAGCGACAGACGGGGATCTACGACGTGATCGACGAGCTCCCGCGCGAGGCCGTCGAGTGGATGGCCGAGGCCTGCTGTGTCGACTCCCAGTGTCTGCGCCGCCGCGAGTGGCAGTACGAGGAAGGCGACGACCTCGACGCCGACGGCGGCGACGGTCCCTTCCCCTGTCGCGAGCCCTGCTCGCTCGTGATCGCCGCGGCCCGCAAGTGGGCCATCCTCGAGTCCGAGGAGGAACGGACCTACGAACTCGAGTTGACTACCAGCGAACTGAACCAGCTCGAGGACCTGATCGACGCCGTCGCCGATGGCCGCACCGACGAGATCCGCGAGGCGGACGTCAACGACGGCGCGAACCGCTATCGGGCGCGGTACCTGCGATCCAAGCGGTTCGACGACGAGGGGAACCTCGAGGCGACGCAGGTCGACGATTGA